The window TTGTCCAGGGGTTCCCCGTCCGAGTCGGGGCAGTCTCCGATGCCGTCGCCGTCGGCTGCCACGACATCGGGCAGTTCGTCCGCCAGCCGTTCGGCCAGGGTCTCGCCGCGCTGCCGCCCGGCTGCTGTCACGTCGTTGCGTTCCACCGCCCAGGGGCGCTCCGGAGGGGACCAGCCGCGGTCCAGTGGGTCGCTCACGCCGTCGGTTTCCAGGGTGTCCTCGGCGTCCAGCAGCCCGGCGTCGTCCTGGACCTCGGATCCGTCGGGCTGGTAGACGTCGTCTCCCCATCCGTCGGAGCTGTTCACGGCTACCTCCAGGTGGTGCGGGCCGGCCTGCTGTCACCGCGCTCGGCGGCTGGTACGGGGACTTCCCGGCCCAGGCCTCGCCCGTACGGACCCCGCGGAACCGGTCGGTTCCCGGGCGCTCCCCGAGCCGGTGCCGACATCCACCCTTCCACCCCTCTTCGACACCGCGCAACGGCACGGAGGCCGGCCCCGCGCGGCCGGCCCGCTCACCAGGGGCGGAAGCGGCCGCGAGCGCGACGCGGCGGAGCCCGGCCCCGGCCCCGAGCGGATCTGCGGCCGTCCACGACCCGGCCCGGTCCGGGCGGCCGGACGCCGGCCTGCCCGCCCGGACCGGCATGGTGCGCTTGTCAGCCCGGCCTCGAGGACCTTGGTGGTGTGCTGCCGGCCCGCCGGTGCGCTGTCAGCCGGTCGGCAGGGGAGTGGGCGGAGCACTGTCGGCCTGCCCCGGTCTATCCCGGTCTATCCCGGCCGGTCCCGGAGCGGGCAACGGGTCGAGACCGGTGGCGATCCGGCCGGTCCAGGCCTCGCCGAGACACCGGCGACCCCACCGGTCCGGGCGGGGCCGGAGCGGGTCCTCCCGGGCCCGGGGGGACCCGTGGGGACGCCCGCTCAGCCGTGCCAGGACCGCCACAGTGCCGCGTACGCGCCGTCCGCGGCGACCAGCTGGTCGTGGCTGCCGAGTTCGCTGATGCGGCCGTTCTCGACGACGGCGATGACGTCCGCGTCGTGGGCGGTGTGCAGCCGGTGTGCGATGGCGACCACGGTGCGGCCGTCGAGGACCCGGGCCAGGGAGCGCTCCAGGTTCCGGGCCGCCCGCGGGTCCAGGAGCGAGGTGGCCTCGTCCAGGACCAGCGTGTGCGGGTCGGCGAGCACCAGGCGCGCCAGCGCGATCTGCTGGGCCTGGGCCGGAGTGAGAGCGACCCCGCCCGAGCCGACCTCGGTGTCGAGGCCGTCGTCCAGCGCGCGGGCCCAGCCGTCGGCGTCGACGGCGCCGAGGGCGGCCCACAGCTCGGCGTCGTCGGCACCCGTACGGGCGAGGAGCAGGTTGTCGCGCAGGGCGCCCACGAACACGTGGTGTTCCTGGTTGACCAGCGCCACATGGGAGCGAACCTGTTCGGCGGACATGCGGGAGAGTTCCGCGCCGCCCAGCGTGACCTGGCCGGAGCGGGGTGCGTAGATCCCGGCGAGCAGTCTGCCCAGTGTCGACTTGCCGGCGCCGGACGGGCCGACCAGGGCCAGCCGGGTGCCGGGCGCGACCTCCAGGGAGACCTTGCGCAGGACGTCGACGCCCGCCCGGTAGCCGAAGTGCACCTGCTTGGCATGCACGTCGCGTCCGTCGGGGGCCAGTGTCCCGTCCCCCGCGTCCGACTCGATGTCACGGACGCCCACCAGCCGGGCCAGCGAGACATGGGCCACCTGAAGCTCGTCGTACCAGCGCAGGATCAGGCCCACCGGGTCGACGAGCATCTGCGCGATGAGGGCGCCCGTCGTCAGTTGCCCCACCCCGATCCAGCCCTGAAGGACGAAGTATCCGCCGATCATGAGGACCGAGCCGAGGACAGTGACATGCGTGGCGTTGATGACAGGGAAGAGCACCGACCGCAGCCACAGGGTGTACCGCTCCCATGCGGTCCACTCCCTGACCCGCTGGTCGGAGAGGCCGATGCGGCGCGCTCCGAGGCGGTGCGCCTCCACGGTGCGCCCGGCGTCCACGGTCTCGGCGAGCACGGCGGCGACGGCCGCGTAGCCGGCGGCCTCGGAGCGGTAGGCGGACGGTGCGCGTTTGAAGTACCAGCGGCAGCCGACCACCAGCAGCGGTACGGCGACCAGCACCGCGGGCGCGAGCGGCGGCGCGGTGACCGCGAGCCCGCCGAGCAGCAGCGCCACCCACACCACACCGATGGCCAGCTGCGGCACGGCCTCGCGCATGGCGTTGGCCAGCCGGTCGATGTCCGTGGTGATCCGGGACAGCAGGTCGCCGGTACCGGCCCGTTCCAGGACGCCCGGCGGCAGCCCCACGGCGCGCACGAGGAAGTCCTCGCGCAGGTCGGCGAGCATTCGCTCACCGAGCATGGCCCCGCGCAGCCGCACCTGGCGCACGAAGAGGGTCTGGACGACCAGAGCGAGGGCGAACAGCGCGGCGGTGCGCTCCATGTGGAACTCGCGTGCGGCCGCCGCGCCGTCGGAGACGTGCTGGACCAGGGAGCCCAGCAGATAGGGGCCCACCATCGAGGAGACGACGGCGACCGTGTTGACGGCGATGAGTACCAGGAAGGCCCGGCGGTGCCGTTGGAACAGTTCGGCCACGTAGGCGCGTACGGTCGCGGGGGCGCCGACGGGCAGGGTCTCTGCGGTCGTCGGGGCCGCCGGGTCGTAGGCCGGTGGCGCCACGCCGATCATGCTGTCTCCTCGATTTCTTCCAGCTCCTGCAGGCGGCCCAGCTCGTGCGCGGCGGTTTCGTCGTCGGTCTCACGGGTCACCACCGCGCGGTATCGCGGCTCGCTGTGCAGCAGTTCGCGGTGCATGCCGACTGCCGCCACCTCGCCCTCGTGGACGAGTACGACCCGGTCCGCGTGGTCGAGGAGCAGTGGCGACGAGGTGAACACCACCGTCGTGCGTCCCTGGCGCAGCGACCGGATCCCGTCGGCGATCCGCGCCTCGGTGTGCGAGTCGACCGCGGACGTCGGTTCGTCCAGGACCAGCACGCCCGGCGCCGTGATCAGCGACCGTGCCAGCGCGAGACGCTGGCGCTGGCCGCCCGACAGGGAACGGCCGCGTTCGGTGATCCGTGCGTCCATCGGGTCGTCGGCATCCAGCGCTCCCTGGGCGAGCGCGTCCAGGACGTCACCGCACTGTGCGGCGGACAGTGCCTCCTCGGGGCTGACGTCTCCCGAGGCGGGCACGTCGAGCAGCTCGCGCAGCGTTCCCGAGAGCAGGACCGGATCCTTGTCCTGGACGAGGACGGCACTGCGGGCGGAATCCAGGGGCAGTTCGTCCAGCGGCACACCTCCGACCAGCGCCGACGGCAGGGGCGAGGAGACCGCGGTATGACCGCCGAGTCGCTCTGCCAGTTCACCGGCGGCGTCCGGGTCACCGCACACCACGGCGGTGAGCCGTCCGGCGGGCGCGAGCAGACCGGTAGCCGGGTCGTACAGGTCCCCGGTCGGTACGACGGCCTCGCGCGAGCCCTCACCGTCCGTGGCCCGCTCCAGCGACAGCACCCGTGCCGCGCGCTGGGCGGACGGCCGGGAGAAGGAGTACGCCATCGCGATCTCCTCGAAGTGCCGCAGCGGATAGCTGAGGATCATGACCGCGCTGTACACGGTGACCATCTCGCCGACGGTGATCCGGCCCTCGCGGGCCAGGTTCACGCCGTGCCAGACGACCGCGATCAGCAGGATCCCGGGCAGCAGGACCTGGATCGCGGAGATCAGCGACCACATCCGGGCGCTGCGCACGGCAGCGTGCCGGACCTCCTGCGAGGCACGGCGGTAGCGGTCGAGGAACAGTTCCTCACCGCCGATGCCGCGCAGCACGCGCAGGCCCGCGACGGTGTCGGAGGCCAGTTCGGTGGCGTGCCCGGCCTTCTCCCGCTGGAAGTCGGCGCGGCGGGTGGCCCGGGGCAGCAGCGGCAGTACCGACAGCGCCAGGACGGGCACGCCCACGGCGACGACGACGCCGAGCGCCGGCTGGTAGACGACGAGGGCGACACAGACCAGCACGATGGTCACCGCGGCCGCGGTGAACCGCGACACGGCTTCCACGAACCAGCCGATCTTCTCGACGTCGCCGGTCGAGACCGCGACGATCTCACCGGCCGCGACCCGTCGGGTCAGCGCGGACCCGAGCAGGGCGGTTCTGCGGGCCAGCAGTTGCTGGACGCGCGCGGCCGCGGTGATCCAGTTCGTGATCGCGGCCCGGTGCAGCATGGTGTCGCCCAGCGCGATACCGAGGCCGCTCAGCGCGATCAGTCCGCCCGCGAGACCGAGGCGCGCCCCGGAGCGGTCCGCGACGGCCTGGACGGCGAAGCCGACGCAGAAGGGCAGAGCGGAGACGGACACGAAGTGCAGCAGCCCCCAGACCAGGGCCTTCACCTGCCCACCGAGCTGATTCCGGCCGAGCCACACCAGGAACCGGGGCCCCGAGCGGGCGTCCGGCACACCCGGGTCGGGATACGGAAGGTCTTGAATCTGCATGACGTCCCAGGAGACTCGGAGAATGGGGTGGGCGGAGGCAACAAACCGTGCAAGGTTCGCGTCGCAGCGTGTCCGCAGGCAAACGGTTTTCCTCCGCAGGGCAAAGATTCGGCCCGGAGCGCCCGGTTATGGCCGGGAAGCCGAGGGGCCGGGCGCAATCGTCCGGATCGTGGTGCGACGATGGACCGCATGCGAATAGGCGGTGCGATGCGCACGACGGCCGCGGCCGCGGTTTCCGGTGTCCTTCTGGTGTCCCTGGCGGGCTGTGGCGGTTCGGACGGCGGGAGCGGGAGTCACGGGCAGGCCGGCGACGAGTCCCGCCCCGAGCGGGCGCGCACCGTCGACCTCAAGCGCATCCCCGATGTCGGGGACAGGCTGCAGAAACAGATCCCCGCCAACTCCCGCCAGGTCGTGGCGGTCTACGGACAGGGCAAGGACTCGGCGGACTCCACGATCGTCCTCTACACCAAGTCCGGCTCCACCTGGGACAAGACCCGCAGCTGGGAAGGGCACAACGGCAAGAAGGGCTGGACGGCCGATCACCGGGAGAACGACAAGCGCAGCCCTGTGGGCGTGTTCACGCTCAGCGACGCGGGGGGCGTCCTCGCCGACCCGGGCGCCAAGCTCCCGTACACGCGGTCCGCGGGCTTCCAGGCCCCGCACTACTGGGCGAAGTCGCACTGGAACGACTTCGACTACGTCATCGCCATCGACTACAACCGCGTCAAGGGCACCTCGCCGAACGACCCGACACGCCCGCAGGGCCAGTCCAAGGGCGGCAGCATCTGGCTGCACATGGACCACGGGAGTGGTACGTCGGCCTGCGTGAGCCTGTCCAAGTCGGGCATGGAGTACCTGTTGCGCACCCTCGATCCGGACAGCAACCCGGTCGTGGTGATGGGCGACAAGGCGGATCTCAAGGCCTGACATTCGTCGGTCCGGAACCGAGACGTTCGCCGTGCGGGATCCCGAGGGCTCATTGCGGCGCGGCCCAACTCCCCGTAGAACTCCGCCCATGAGAAGACGGATCATCATGTCCATGCTCGCCGGAGCGACCCTCGTGGCGAGCACCCTCCTCGGAACGGCACCAGCCCAGGCCGCCGCACCGCCCGGCCGGTCCGCAAGCACCTCCGGGCAGGCCGTCCGCCCCGCTGTGCAGGGCGTCCAGAGCCTCGAAGGCACCCGAGGCGCCCGCGCCGTCGACCCGCCGGCCGAGTTCGGGACCGACTGGCACGATCCCCTGACCGCCGCCCCGCCCGTCTCGAAGCCCGACGGCAGGTCCTGCCGAGTGACCGTGGCCGAGGCGCAGTTTCGCGACTTCACGCCCTACAAGGGCACGTACGCGCCCCCGCGCGGCTGCGGCGACCGCTGGAGCAAGGTCGTTCTGCGCCTCGAAGGCAAGGTCCAGGGACGGCAGTTCGACCGGCTGGGCTATCTGCACATCGGCGGGGTCGAGGTCTTGAGGACATCCACCCCGCAACCCTCGCCCGACGGCATCGCCTGGTCGGTGGAGAAGGACGTCACGCGCTACAGCGCCACGTTCCGCGAGGGTCACGACGTCGAGATGCTCATCGGCAACGTCGTCGACGACACGTACACGGGAATCATCGACGTCAAGGTCGCCCTGACGTTCTACGCCGCCGACGGGTCGACCGCGCCCAAGAACAGGCCGGGCAGCACACCGGACCGCGTCCTCACCCTCCGGGACGGCGCCCTCACCACGCCCCGCAACAGTGAACGCATCGTCGCCGAGGTGTACGCCACCGGGTCCGGCGGCGGCTGCGAGGAGTACTGGTACCTCACGGTGCCCGACGCCGCGCCCTACTCCTGCAAGGCCGAGGACGGCCCTTACCGCGAGGTGCAGATCAGGGTCGACGGCCGACTCGCCGGTATCGCCGCCCCGTTCCCGACGGTGTGGACCGGAGGATGGTCCAACCCCTTCCTCTGGTACGTGATTCCGGGACCGCGCGCCTTCGACATCAAGCCCGTGGAGTACGACCTGACTCCGTTCGCGGGACTGCTCAACGACGGCCGCCCTCACCGGATCGACGTCTCCGTGGTGGGCGTACCCGAGGGGCAGAGCGGATGGAGCGTCCCCGTGAACGTGCTCGTCTGGCAGGACGCGAAGAGCAGGCACGTCACCGGTGGGCTCACCGCGCACCGGGCTGGTGACCTCGCCAATTCCTCGACGTACACGCCGGGTTCGGAACACCGCCTCGACACCGGGGCCGGGCACCGGCTGACCGTGTCCGGGTATGTCGACACCTCGCACGGCCGGGTCGCGACCACGGTCGACCGCGAGCTGGCCAACACCTCCGTGCACCGGTGGACCGACGGCGAAAGCACGGACGCGCTCAAGGGGACCTGGACCGACGACGAGACGGTCACCGTGGACGGACCCGGGCCCGCCGTGATGACCCGCACGCATCGCACGTACACCATGGACGGCACCACGACGCTCGGCGCCGGCGACCGGCTGCGGACCGTCCTGTCCCTGGGGGACCGGGCGTCCGTCGTGGAGACACGCGGTGGCCGGCGCACCGCGTGGTCCCGGCTCGACGACAGTTACGCGGGTGACGCGACCTACACCGCGAACGTGCCGCGCGACCAGCGGCATGCCGTCGGCACGACGAGTGAGCGCTACCGGCTGTACGGCTCGGGCGGCTGCCACGACCGTCGCCTGGCGACCGAACAGGGCGTCCTCACCGAGGTCCGCGACGGCTGTTGACCGGCGCTCGTGTGCGGCGTGCCACATCGCGCCATGATTTACACGCCTGTCACACGGCGGTTTCCGGCGGTAGCAAACTCCCCCGATAGTGATCACCGCGGAAGCAACTTTCCGCATACCAGAAGTCTTTCGGAGGAGTGCCCGTGCCGCCGCCCGTACCGTCCCTGCCGCGACGCGCCGTACACATGCTGCGCACCTCACTGTTCGCGCAGGTCGCCTGCGCGCTCGTGCTCGGAATCGTCGTCGGAAGGTTGTGGCCGGACACGGCCACGACCTTCCAGCCGCTCGGCGACGGTTTCGTGCGCCTCATCAAGACCGTGATCGCGCCGCTCGTGTTCTGCGTGGTCGTCGTCGGCATCGCCAAGGCCGGCAACCTGAAGGCGTTCGGGCGGATCGGGTTCAAGGCGCTGATCTGGTTCGAGGTCGCCTCCACGGCCGCGTTGGTCATCGGTCTGGTCGCGGCCAACGTCTTCAGCCCCGGGTCCGGCATGAACGTCGACCCCTCGAAGCTCGACGCCTCGGCGGTCGAGGGCAAGACCGCCGGCGGTTCACTGCCCTCGACCGGCGAGTTCGTCCTGGAGGCGCTGCCGCAGAGCGCGGTCGGCGCCTTCGCCGAGAACTCCCTGCTGCAGGTACTCGTGCTGGCGTGCCTCGTGGGCGCCGCACTGCTGCACCTCGGCCACACCAAGGTGCCCGCGATCCTGCCCGCCCTCGAACAGGCGCAGGAAGTGATCTTCGCGATCGTCGGCTTCGTCATGAAGCTCGCGCCGCTCGCGGTGTTCGGCGCGATGGTGCACTTGGTCGGCGAGTACGGCCTCGGAGTCATCGAGACGTACGGCAAACTCATCGCCCTCTGCTACGCGGTCGCGGCGTTCTTCCTGGTGCTGCTCGGGGTCGCCCTGAAACTGGTCACCGGGCTGAGCCTGTGGAAGTTCGTCCGCTACACCCGTGAGGAACTGCTGCTCGCGCTGGGCACCGCGTCCAGCGAGACGGTCATGCCCCGCATGATGCAGAAACTGCGTCAGGCCGGAGCCCGTGACGACGCCGTGGGCCTGGTGCTGCCGACCGGGTACTCCTTCAACCTCGACGGCGCCTCGATCTACCTCTCCGTCGGCACCCTGTTCATCGCGCAGGCCGTGGGCGTGGACCTGAGCATCGGCCAGCAGATCACCGTGATTCTCGTGCTCATGCTGACCAGCAAGGGCATGGCGGGTGTGCCGGGTTCGGCGTTCCTCGCGCTCTCGGCGACCGCGTCCGCCCTCGGGGTCATTCCCGCCGGTGCCGTCGCGCTGCTCCTCGGCGTGGACCGCATCATGGACTCGATGCGTGTCGTCACCAACCTGCTCGGCAACTGCGTCGCCGTCTTCGCGGTCTCCCGCTGGGAGGGCGCCCTCGACACGGAACGGGCGCGGAAGATGCTCGACGGCGAGATCGCGTTCGTGGAGGAGGACACCGAGAGCGCGCCGGCAGCGGGAGCGGCGCCTGACGCGGATGCGCCCGCGCAAACGCACCGGGCCGAACGGACCGAGCGGATCGCAGAGGTCACGGCGTCGGCCGGCCAGGCGCCGATGGTCAAGGAGACCGCCGACGAGGCTGGTTGAGAGCCGGGGCCCGACGCGCCCGCTCGGCGTCGGGCCCCGTGCACTCGCTCCGCTTGGGCGTACGCTGCCGCCGAGGCCCGCCGCCCCCTTGCCCCGAGCCTGGTCGCACGGCACCGGTCAGCAGTCGAGCTTCGGCTCCTGCGCCGTGTCCGACCCGCCGACGGCCGTACCCGTACCGTTCGCCGCTGAGCCCGTCCCGTCGGGGACCGTGCCTGGCGCACCCGTCGCCGCGCCCATTCCGTCGACCAGTGTGTCCAGCAGGCCGCCGAGCACCGTCCGCTGCTCGTCCGTGAGAGGCGCCAGGATGTCCTCCGCGGCCGCCCGGCGCGCACCGCGCAGTTCCCGCAGGGCCAGTCGTCCGGCGTCCGTCAGCTCGATGCGGATGACCCGCCGGTTGGTGGGGTCGGGAACGCGGCGTACCTTGCCGCTCGCCTCCAGACCGTCGACCAGCGTGGTCACGGCCCGGGGCACCACCTCCAGCCGCGCGGCCAGGTCGGTCATGCGCGGCGGCGACCCGTAGTGGGCAAGGGTGCGCAGCAGCCGGGACTGTGCCGGAGTGATGCCGATGCCGCGCTTCTCCAGATGACGCTTCTGGATGCGGTGCACGCGGCGGGTCAACCGCAGCAGCTGCTCGGCGAGCAGTCCGTCGGCGTCGGGGGTGTTCATGCCGGGAACAATATCAGGACCTCGTTCATTGTGAGTATAGGTAACAATGAGCTATGGTCTGTCAGTCCTCGTTCTCGCACACCCCGTAGGAGCCCATGCCCCGCGACGACATCATCTGGACGCCGCCCCCCGTCGAGGCCGGACAGCCCCGGCAGGTGCGCCGCATCCTCACACTCTTCCGTCCCTACCGCGGGCGGCTGGCCGTGGTCGGTCTGCTCGTCGGGGCCGCCTCCCTCGTCTCGGTCGCCACGCCCTTCCTGCTGAAGGAGATCCTCGACACCGCGATCCCGCAGGGCCGTACCGGTCTGCTGAGCCTGCTCGCGCTGGGCATGATCCTCAGTGCCGTCCTCGGTGGTGTCTTCGGGGTCCTGCAGACCCTGATCTCCACGACGGTCGGCCAGCGCGTCATGCACGATCTGCGCACCGCCGTCTACGACCGGCTTCAGCGCATGTCGCTGGCCTTCTTCACCAGGACGCGCACCGGCGAGGTCCAGTCGCGCATCGCGAACGACATCGGGGGAATGCAGGCGACGGTCACCTCGACAGCCACCTCGCTGGTCTCCAACCTCACCAGCGTCGTCGCCACGATCATCGCGATGATCGCCCTCGACTGGCGGCTGACCGTCGTCTCCCTGCTCCTGCTGCCGGTGTTCGTGTGGATCAGCCGCCGCGTCGGCAACGAACGCAAGAAGATCACCACCGAGCGCCAGAAGCAGATGGCGGCCATGGCTGCCACCGTCACGGAGTCGCTCTCCGTGAGCGGCATCCTGCTCGGCCGGACGATGGGCCGCTCCGACTCGCTCACCCGCTCCTTCGCGGAGGAGTCCGAGGGCCTCGTCGACCTGGAGGTCCGGTCCAACATGGCGGGGCGCTGGCGGATGGCCGTCATCGGCATCGTCATGGCCGCCATGCCGGCTGTCATCTACTGGGCGGCGGGCATGGCCCTCCAGCTCGGCGGGCCCTCGGTCTCCATCGGCACCCTGGTCGCCTTCGTGTCGCTCCAGCAGGGACTGTTCCGCCCCGCCGTCAGCCTGCTGTCGACCGGCGTCCAGATCCAGGCCTCGCTGGCACTCTTCCAGCGCATCTTCGAGTACCTGGACCTGCCCATCGACATCACCGAGCCCGAGCGGCCGGTCCACCTCGACCGGATCAAGGGCGAAGTGCGCTTCGAGGGCGTCGAGTTCCGCTACGACGACCAGAGCGGCCCGATACTCGACGGCATCGACATCACGGTGCCCGCGGGCGGCAGCCTGGCCGTCGTCGGCCGGACCGGCGCCGGCAAGTCCACGCTCAGTCATCTGGTGCCGCGCCTGTACGACGTCACGGGCGGCCGGGTCACCCTCGACGGGGTGGACGTGCGCGACCTGGACTTCGACACCCTCGCCCGGGCGATCGGCGTCGTCTCCCAGGAGACGTACCTCTTCCACGCCACGGTGGCCGACAACCTGCGGTTCGCCAAGCCGGACGCCACCGACGAGGAGCTGTACGCGGCGGCGAAGGCCGCCCAGATCCACGACCACATCGCGTCCTTGCCCGACGGGTACGACACCGTGGTCGGTGAGCGCGGACACCGGTTCTCCGGCGGCGAGAAGCAGCGCCTGGCCATCGCCCGCACCATCCTGCGGGACCCTCCGGTCCTCATCCTCGACGAGGCGACCAGCGCCCTGGACACGCGCACCGAGCGTGCCGTCCAGGAGGCCGTCGACGCCCTGTCGGCCAACCGGACGACGCTCACCGTCGCGCACAGGCTGTCCACCATTAGGGGCGCCGACCAGATCGTGGTCCTCGACGGCGGCCGCATGGCCGAACGGGGCACGCACGAGGAACTGTTGGAGCGTCAGGGCCACTACGCCGCCCTGGTCCGCAGGGACGCCCAACTGGAGCCAACAACATGAAGATATGTCGAGTTTATGACGTTATGCGGGTTACCGTGCCCGCATGCAGACCTACACTCCCCCCACTCCGCCACGGAGAACGATCCGACTGACGCGCCGGGGCCGGACCGCCCTCATCGCTTCCGGCGCCGTCGTGGCGGCTGCGGCGGTCGCGGTGCCGCTTCTGAGCACGGACGACAAGAAGGAACCCCAGGCCCTGGTGATCCCGGAGGGATGGCGCTCCGGCCAGGTCTACGAGGCCATGGACAAGGTCCTCGCCCTGCCCGCGGGCACCGCCAAGAAGTCCCTGGACAAGGCGAACCTCAAGCTGCCGAACGATGCGAGCGGCAACCCCGAGGGGTATCTCTTCCCGGCGACCTATCCCATCGACAAGAAGTCGACCCCCACGTCCCTGTTGTCGTACATGGTCGACACGGCCAACAAGAAGTTCGGTGGCGGGACGGTCACGGCCGGAGCCGAGCGCAACGCGATGAACGTCTACCAGACCGTCACCGTCGCGAGCATCGTCCAGGCGGAGGCGGCCACCAAGGCGGACATGGGCAAGGTGGCCCGGGTGATCTACAACCGGCTCGACCGGGGCATGCCCCTGCAGATGGACTCCACCATCAACTACGCGCTGAACCGCAGCACGCTCCGCACCAGCCAGAACGACACACAGCTCGACAGCCCCTACAACACGTACACGCGGATGGGGCTGCCGCCCACACCGATCGCGAACCCGGGGGAGGAAGCCATGCGGGCCGCGGTCGCGCCGACGCAGGGCAACTGGCTGTACTTCGTCACCGTCAAGCCGGGCGACACCCGCTTCACCGCCGACTACGAGGAGCACAAGAGGAACGTCGCCGAGTTCAACCGCGTCAGCAAGAGCGCCCCGGCCTCGAAGGGCTGAGCCGGGCCGCGGCCACGGCGTGGTACGTGCTCACGGGGCGGACCGCGCCCCTTCGGGGGCGCGGGGAAGTGGCAGTACGCGGTTCTGTCACGGCGCTGCGGCCGGCCCCGCCTCCGCGGTTCAGCCGCCGGCCTCCACGGTGACAGGCGCGCTCCTCGGTGCGTCCGCCAGCAGCCGCCGTATGTCCCGTACGGCTCCCCGACCGGCGCGGTTCGCGCCGATGGTGCTGGCCGACGGCCCGTACCCGACCAGGTGGATCCGCGGGTCGG of the Streptomyces aurantiacus genome contains:
- a CDS encoding ABC transporter ATP-binding protein; the encoded protein is MPRDDIIWTPPPVEAGQPRQVRRILTLFRPYRGRLAVVGLLVGAASLVSVATPFLLKEILDTAIPQGRTGLLSLLALGMILSAVLGGVFGVLQTLISTTVGQRVMHDLRTAVYDRLQRMSLAFFTRTRTGEVQSRIANDIGGMQATVTSTATSLVSNLTSVVATIIAMIALDWRLTVVSLLLLPVFVWISRRVGNERKKITTERQKQMAAMAATVTESLSVSGILLGRTMGRSDSLTRSFAEESEGLVDLEVRSNMAGRWRMAVIGIVMAAMPAVIYWAAGMALQLGGPSVSIGTLVAFVSLQQGLFRPAVSLLSTGVQIQASLALFQRIFEYLDLPIDITEPERPVHLDRIKGEVRFEGVEFRYDDQSGPILDGIDITVPAGGSLAVVGRTGAGKSTLSHLVPRLYDVTGGRVTLDGVDVRDLDFDTLARAIGVVSQETYLFHATVADNLRFAKPDATDEELYAAAKAAQIHDHIASLPDGYDTVVGERGHRFSGGEKQRLAIARTILRDPPVLILDEATSALDTRTERAVQEAVDALSANRTTLTVAHRLSTIRGADQIVVLDGGRMAERGTHEELLERQGHYAALVRRDAQLEPTT
- the mltG gene encoding endolytic transglycosylase MltG; its protein translation is MQTYTPPTPPRRTIRLTRRGRTALIASGAVVAAAAVAVPLLSTDDKKEPQALVIPEGWRSGQVYEAMDKVLALPAGTAKKSLDKANLKLPNDASGNPEGYLFPATYPIDKKSTPTSLLSYMVDTANKKFGGGTVTAGAERNAMNVYQTVTVASIVQAEAATKADMGKVARVIYNRLDRGMPLQMDSTINYALNRSTLRTSQNDTQLDSPYNTYTRMGLPPTPIANPGEEAMRAAVAPTQGNWLYFVTVKPGDTRFTADYEEHKRNVAEFNRVSKSAPASKG